From the genome of Malus domestica chromosome 04, GDT2T_hap1, one region includes:
- the LOC103425947 gene encoding ERBB-3 BINDING PROTEIN 1, with protein MSDDEREEKELDLTSPEVVTKYKSAAEIVNKALQLVISECKPKAKIVELCEKGDSYIREQTGNMYKNAKKKIERGVAFPTCISVNNTVCHFSPLASDESVLEEGDILKIDLGCHIDGFIAIVAHTHVLQAGPVTGRAADVIAAANTAAEVALRLVRPGRKNKDVTEAIQKVAAAYDCKIVEGVLSHQLKQFVIDGNKVILSASNPETRVDEAEFEENEVYAVDIVASTGEGKPKLLDEKQTTIYKRAVDKSYHLKMKASRFIFSEISQKFPIMPFTARALEEKRARLGLLECVNHELLQPYPVLHEKPGDFVAHIKFTILLMPNGSDRITSHPVQELQPTKQVDDPEIKAWLSLATKKKKGGGKKKKGKKSDKPEESTEAEPMDATANGAESQA; from the exons ATGTCGGACGatgagagagaggagaaggaGCTGGATCTCACATCTCCAGAAGTCGTTACCAAATACAAGAGCGCCGCTGAAATTGTTAACA AGGCTTTGCAGCTGGTAATATCGGAATGCAAACCGAAGGCGAAGATTGTGGAACTTTGTGAGAAAGGAGATTCATACATCAGAGA GCAAACTGGTAACATGTACAAAAATGCGAAGAAGAAGATCGAACGAGGCGTTGCCTTCCCGACTTGCATTTCTGTGAACAACACTGTTTGCCATTTCTCTCCTCTTGCCAGTGATGAGTCAGTGTTGGAAGAAGGCGATATTCTGAAGAT TGATTTGGGCTGTCATATTGATGGGTTCATTGCCATAGTTGCGCATACTCATGTTCTTCAAGCAGGGCCAGTCACAGGAAGGGCAGCTGATGTTATTGCAGCTGCTAATACTGCTGCTGAAGTTGCATTAAGGCTTGTTAGGCCAGGGAGAAAG AACAAAGATGTAACAGAAGCAATACAAAAGGTTGCAGCAGCTTACGACTGCAAAATTGTTGAAGGTGTTCTTAGCCATCAGCTCAAGCAGTTTGTGATAGACGGGAACAAGGTCATATTAAGTGCTTCTAATCCAGAGACAAGAGTTGACGAGGCAGAATTTGAGGAGAATGAAGTTTATGCAGTGGATATAGTTGCAAGCACAGGTGAAGGCAAG CCTAAGCTGCTGGATGAGAAGCAGACGACTATCTACAAGCGAGCTGTTGACAAGAGCTACCacttgaagatgaaagcttCTAGGTTTATTTTCAGCGAAATAAGCCAGAAATTTCCCATCATGCCATTCACTGCTAG AGCTTTGGAAGAGAAGAGGGCAAGGCTGGGCTTACTTGAATGCGTCAACCACGAGCTTTTGCAGCCATATCCTGTTCTGCATGAGAAGCCTG GTGATTTTGTTGCTCATATCAAGTTCACCATCTTGCTAATGCCAAATGGATCAGATCGGATCACATCTCATCCTGTACAGGAGCTGCAACCCACTAAACAAGTAGATGACCCCGAAATCAAAGCCTGGTTGTCTTTGgccacaaagaagaagaaaggtggtggaaagaagaagaaag GTAAGAAGAGCGATAAGCCTGAGGAGTCTACGGAAGCTGAACCGATGGATGCAACGGCAAATGGTGCTGAATCTCAAGCATGA
- the LOC103425955 gene encoding dnaJ protein ERDJ3A, translating to MENRFTVWILVSLLLFFLLTMEAKTIDPYKVLGVERNASQREIQKAFHKLSLQYHPDKNKSKGAQAKFAEINNAYEILSDEEKRKNYDTYGDEKGNPGFGGGSPGDHGGYTYFTNGGPGQNHFTYGPGDWQSMGGQGGSKSFSFSFGGPSGPSSFGFGMEDIFSNFFGGKPGGGGQFDGFSGSTGSQPGSRPGSKTSPVTITTVSSQVYKKEIVDRGMTWLLLSYTPSLKGKQHVENIIEEVASSLQGALKAGSINCETEPSLCKDLGMYPSRMPRIFVYKVRGKGSLVEYDGDWAAKPLKTFCQDNLPRFSKRVDLNRVESSTFTTNKLPSLVLLSTKKDTPVIWRVLSGLHHNHFIFYDAEVHDASDPTVKKLGVGALPAIVGWLPNGEKHVLKAGITTKDMKSAIKELSALLEGFEKKSKKAASSQAKKSPTDAGENQIPLLTESNFDALCGEKTPVCIIGAFRSSKERNKLESILTAVSRKSLSRRQNSAHGKDSVSYTLLDATKQATFLNAFEKAGFKSSDKLLVAYKPRRGTFASFNGEMTTEEVERFISSVLNGDIHFSKTRQKPVLG from the exons ATGGAGAACCGGTTTACAGTTTGGATCTTGGTGTCATTGCTGCTCTTCTTCCTCTTAACCATGGAAGCGAAAACGATAGACCCTTACAAG GTACTTGGAGTGGAGCGGAATGCAAGTCAGCGTGAAATTCAGAAAGCGTTCCACAA GCTCTCTCTTCAATATCACCCAGACAAGAATAAAAGCAAGGGAGCTCAGGCAAAGTTTGCTGAGATAAACAATG CGTATGAAATTTTATCTGATGAAGAGAAGAGGAAAAATTATGATACATATGGAGATGAGAAGGGAAATCCTGGATTTGGAGGTGGTTCTCCCGGAGATCATGGTGGATATACCTACTTTACAAATGGTGGACCAGGACAGAACCACTTTACCTATGGCCCTGGTGACTGGCAGAGCATGGGTGGGCAGGGAGGTTCCAAGTCATTCTCCTTTTCCTTTGGAGGTCCCAGTGGTCCAAGTTCATTTGGTTTTGGCATGGAAGACATCTTCTCAAACTTTTTTGGGGGTAAACCTGGAGGTGGGGGTCAGTTTGATGGTTTCAGTGGTTCAACTGGGTCTCAACCTGGTTCTCGGCCTGGGTCTAAGACATCTCCAGTGACCATTACGACCGTCAGTTCACAGGTGTATAAGAAAGAAATAGTTGACCGAGGGATGACTTGGCTACTGTTATCTTACACTCCTTCATTGAAGGGGAAGCAACACGTTGAAAATATCATAGAGGAAGTTGCGAGTTCCCTGCAGGGAGCCTTAAAG GCCGGAAGCATAAACTGTGAGACAGAACCCTCTCTCTGTAAGGACCTTGGCATGTATCCCAGCAGAATGCCCAGGATATTTGTGTACAAAGTGAGGGGAAAGGGTTCTTTGGTTGAGTATGATGGGGATTGGGCTGCAAAACCTCTGAAGACATTTTGCCAAGACAATCTGCCAAGGTTTTCGAAACGGGTTGATTTGAACCGCGTTGAGTCTTCCACTTTCACAACCAATAAATTACCTAGTTTGGTGCTTCTTTCCACCAAGAAAGATACACCTGTTATCTGGCGTGTCCTTAGCGGATTGCATCACAATCACTTCATTTTCTATGACGCAGAG GTCCATGATGCTTCTGATCCAACAGTGAAGAAGCTGGGAGTTGGTGCACTTCCAGCTATAGTTGGTTGGCTTCCGAACGGGGAGAAGCATGTCTTAAAAGCAGGCATTACCACCAAAGATATGAAGTCGGCGATTAAGGAGCTTAGTGCTTTACTTGAAGGCTTCGAGAAAAAGAGCAAGAAAGCAGCTTCAAGTCAGGCCAAGAAATCACCGACTGATGCGGGGGAGAATCAGATACCCCTATTGACAGAGTCTAATTTTGATGCTCTTTGTGGTGAGAAAACTCCAGTTTGCATCATTGGTGCATTCAGATCTTCCAAGgaaagaaataagttggaatCAATTTTGACCGCG GTCTCTAGGAAATCGCTATCAAGGCGACAGAATTCAGCTCATGGCAAGGATTCTGTTTCCTACACTCTCTTGGATGCCACCAAGCAGGCTACCTTCTTAAATGCGTTTGAGAAAGCAGGATTCAAATCATCGGATAAGCTCTTGGTTGCCTACAAACCTCGGAGGGGGACATTTGCATCATTTAATggtgaaatgactacagaagaagTGGAGAGGTTCATTAGTTCTGTTCTTAACGGGGACATACATTTTTCCAAAACACGGCAGAAACCCGTGCTCGGGTGA